Proteins encoded together in one Coregonus clupeaformis isolate EN_2021a chromosome 30, ASM2061545v1, whole genome shotgun sequence window:
- the LOC121545670 gene encoding polyglutamine-binding protein 1-like, whose protein sequence is MPLPPALLARLAKRGILKHSEQDADEEIIAEDYDDNNVDYEATARENLPPNWYKVFDPICGLPYYWNVESDLVAWLSPTDPTSVITKAAKKLRAEVGEDRGERQIEKPDRERERERDKDREPEMERERGRNDGRERDRRMQRREDFAPYSKNKRGRKDEEMDPMDPSAYSDAPKGNWSTGLPKRNEAKTGADTTAAGPLFQQRPYPSPGAVLRANAANKKPPSDDDDD, encoded by the exons ATGCCTCTGCCCCCGGCGTTACTGGCTCGCTTAGCCAAAAGAGGGATTCTTAAGCACTCCGAGCAAG ATGCGGATGAGGAGATCATTGCTGAGGACTATGATGACAACAATGTAGATTATGAGGCCACTGCCCGTGAGAATTTACCTCCCAACTGGTACAAAGTATTTGACCCTATTTG TGGTCTGCCATACTACTGGAATGTGGAATCTGACCTGGTTGCCTGGCTGTCCCCAACCGACCCCACATCTGTGATAACCAAAGCTGCCAAGAAGTTAAGGG CAGAGGttggggaggacagaggagagcgaCAAATTGAGaagccagacagagagagggagcgagagagggacaaGGATCGTGAACcagaaatggagagagaaagagggaggaatgaTGGGAGGGAAAGAGACAGGCGGATGCAGAGGAGAGAAGACTTTGCCCCCTACAGCAAGAACAAACGAG GGAGGAAGGATGAGGAGATGGACCCAATGGATCCCAGTGCTTATTCTGATGCTCCCAA GGGCAATTGGTCCACTGGCTTGCCCAAGCGTAATGAGGCGAAGACGGGGGCAGACACCACGGCAGCAGGGCCTCTGTTCCAACAGCGGCCGTACCCCAGCCCTGGAGCTGTACTCAGGGCCAATGCAGCCAATAAAAAGCCCCCCAGTGATGACGACGACGACTGA